The Rhinopithecus roxellana isolate Shanxi Qingling chromosome 14, ASM756505v1, whole genome shotgun sequence genome includes a window with the following:
- the ATP5MC3 gene encoding ATP synthase F(0) complex subunit C3, mitochondrial, giving the protein MFACAKLACTPALIRAGSRVAYRPISASVLSRPEARTGEGSTVFNGAQNGVSQLIQREFQTSAISRDIDTAAKFIGAGAATVGVAGSGAGIGTVFGSLIIGYARNPSLKQQLFSYAILGFALSEAMGLFCLMVAFLILFAM; this is encoded by the exons ATGTTCGCCTGCGCCAAGCTCGCCTGCACGCCCGCTCTG ATCCGAGCTGGATCCAGAGTTGCATACAGACCAATTTCTGCATCAGTGTTATCTCGACCAGAGGCTAGGACTGGAGAG ggCTCTACGGTATTTAATGGGGCCCAGAATGGTGTGTCTCAGCTAATCCAaagggagtttcagaccagtgcAATCAGCAGAGACATTGATACTGCTGCCAAATTTATTGGTGCAGGTGCTGCAACGGTAGGAGTGGCTGGTTCTGGTGCTGGTATTGGAACAGTCTTTGGCAGCCTTATCATTGGTTATGCCAG AAACCCTTCGCTGAAGCAGCAGCTGTTCTCATATGCTATCCTGGGATTTGCCTTGTCTGAAGCTATGGGTCTCTTTTGTTTGATGGttgctttcttgattttgtttgCCATGTAA